In Paeniglutamicibacter kerguelensis, one genomic interval encodes:
- a CDS encoding PQQ-dependent sugar dehydrogenase: MTAVQPGVPAGVVRRSFLLLAGAGTLAVLSSCSDPLKPNPNSPEQVNRPVVVASGLATPWSMARRSDGGTLVSERDTARVKLLSPDGTLETFAEVPGVVPGGEGGLLGLEVLEEDGREWLYAYASTETDNRVLRFEMGPDGLGAAQPIIRGIPRASIHNGGRIKFGPDGLLYIGTGDATDSAAAQDPARMNGKILRLNPDGSIPVGNPFTGSPVYSYGHRNVQGFAWDSSRRLWASELGPDKNDELNLVVPGSNYGWPQVTGAPHKEGFIDAVHVWKSTADASPSALAIVDGAAYVACLRGEKLWRLGLPAGEPASRGALPDARGILKGQGRLRDVLAVSGSGLWIATNEGESSRIISLALPGPGPA; this comes from the coding sequence ATGACGGCGGTGCAGCCCGGAGTGCCAGCAGGTGTGGTTCGGCGGTCTTTTCTGCTCTTGGCCGGGGCGGGAACGCTGGCCGTCTTGTCTTCCTGCTCGGATCCGCTCAAGCCCAATCCGAATTCCCCGGAACAAGTGAACCGCCCGGTGGTGGTCGCCAGCGGTTTGGCCACCCCGTGGTCAATGGCCCGGCGCAGCGACGGCGGCACCCTGGTTTCCGAACGCGACACGGCGCGGGTCAAGCTTCTCTCCCCCGACGGGACGCTCGAAACCTTTGCCGAGGTTCCCGGTGTTGTCCCGGGCGGTGAGGGCGGCCTGCTGGGGCTCGAAGTACTGGAGGAAGACGGCCGCGAATGGCTGTACGCCTACGCCAGCACCGAGACGGACAACCGGGTGCTTCGATTCGAGATGGGCCCGGACGGACTCGGGGCGGCCCAGCCAATTATCAGGGGCATTCCGCGGGCCAGCATCCACAATGGCGGGCGGATCAAGTTCGGCCCCGACGGACTGCTTTACATAGGCACCGGGGACGCAACGGATTCGGCGGCGGCCCAGGACCCAGCTCGGATGAACGGGAAAATCCTTCGCCTGAATCCCGACGGCAGCATTCCGGTCGGCAATCCGTTTACCGGATCGCCCGTCTACTCGTATGGACACCGCAATGTGCAGGGGTTCGCCTGGGATTCGTCTCGTCGGTTGTGGGCCAGCGAGCTGGGCCCGGACAAAAACGACGAATTGAACCTGGTGGTCCCGGGCAGCAACTACGGTTGGCCGCAGGTGACGGGCGCACCACACAAGGAGGGCTTCATCGACGCCGTTCATGTGTGGAAATCGACGGCCGACGCTTCCCCTAGCGCCTTGGCGATCGTGGACGGCGCCGCCTACGTGGCATGCCTGCGCGGGGAAAAGCTCTGGCGGTTGGGGCTCCCTGCTGGCGAGCCGGCGTCCAGAGGCGCCCTGCCTGATGCCCGCGGGATTCTCAAAGGCCAGGGACGCTTGCGCGATGTGCTTGCGGTGTCCGGTTCCGGGTTGTGGATCGCCACCAACGAGGGCGAAAGCTCACGAATCATTTCGCTCGCCCTGCCCGGGCCGGGCCCGGCCTAG
- a CDS encoding aldehyde dehydrogenase (NADP(+)), whose product MTTTITVTPTTATELEEILVAAQQAAAPWAALRPSERAGVLDTVADALDAAAGILIPIAMAETNLPQARLTGELKRTTFQLRLFGEVLRDGAYLDARIDHADAQWPMGAPRPDLRRVLEPMGPVVVFAASNFPFAFSVAGGDTASAWAAGNPVILKAHSGHPELSIATANTVAAALASAGVPAGVFALVMGTEAGATALKDSRVKAAGFTGSIPGGRALFDMANARPEPIPFYGELGSNNPVFVTAAAAAERGAAIAGEFVASFTMGAGQFCTKPGTIFVPRGSQIVETLRATELPAAAALLNGRIQAGYVEVLEALQGHDKVKVLAQGSDPLADPPSPTLLLTSAEDLLAHPESLQTECFGPTALVVEYTDESELVALAESFEGQLTATLVGTESCEVTELIEVLSRKAGRVLWNQWPTGVSVTYAQQHGGPYPATTSVGSTSVGTAAISRFLRPVAYQGFPQALLPEALQDGNPLNVPQMVNGKR is encoded by the coding sequence ATGACGACCACCATCACCGTCACCCCGACGACAGCCACCGAGCTCGAGGAAATCCTCGTTGCCGCACAGCAGGCTGCGGCCCCGTGGGCGGCACTGCGCCCCTCCGAGCGCGCCGGCGTGCTGGATACGGTTGCGGACGCCCTTGATGCGGCCGCCGGCATCCTCATCCCGATCGCCATGGCCGAGACCAACCTGCCGCAGGCCCGCCTGACCGGCGAGCTCAAGCGCACCACCTTCCAGCTGCGCCTCTTCGGCGAGGTGCTGCGCGACGGCGCCTACCTGGACGCGCGCATCGACCACGCCGATGCCCAGTGGCCGATGGGCGCCCCGCGCCCGGACCTGCGCCGCGTGCTCGAGCCAATGGGCCCGGTCGTCGTCTTCGCGGCCAGCAACTTCCCGTTCGCCTTCTCCGTGGCAGGCGGCGACACCGCCTCCGCATGGGCCGCGGGCAACCCGGTCATCCTCAAGGCCCACTCGGGCCACCCGGAACTCTCGATCGCCACGGCAAACACCGTTGCAGCGGCACTGGCTTCCGCCGGCGTCCCGGCCGGCGTCTTCGCCTTGGTCATGGGCACCGAGGCCGGCGCCACCGCACTGAAGGATTCGCGCGTCAAGGCGGCCGGCTTCACCGGATCGATCCCCGGCGGCCGCGCCCTCTTCGACATGGCCAACGCCCGCCCGGAGCCGATCCCGTTCTACGGCGAACTCGGTTCCAACAACCCCGTCTTCGTCACCGCCGCCGCGGCCGCCGAGCGCGGCGCCGCGATCGCCGGCGAATTCGTCGCGTCCTTCACCATGGGCGCCGGACAGTTCTGCACCAAGCCGGGAACCATCTTTGTCCCGCGCGGTTCCCAGATCGTCGAGACCCTGCGCGCCACCGAGCTTCCGGCCGCTGCCGCGCTGCTCAACGGCCGCATCCAGGCCGGCTACGTCGAGGTGCTTGAGGCGTTGCAGGGCCACGACAAGGTCAAGGTCCTGGCCCAGGGCTCTGACCCGCTGGCCGATCCGCCAAGCCCCACCCTGTTGCTCACCAGCGCCGAGGACCTGCTGGCGCACCCTGAGTCCCTGCAGACCGAGTGCTTCGGCCCGACCGCCCTGGTCGTCGAGTACACGGACGAGTCGGAACTGGTTGCGCTGGCCGAAAGCTTCGAGGGCCAGCTGACCGCCACCCTCGTGGGCACCGAGAGCTGCGAAGTCACCGAGCTGATCGAGGTGCTCTCCCGCAAGGCGGGCCGCGTGCTGTGGAACCAGTGGCCGACCGGCGTCTCGGTGACCTACGCGCAGCAGCACGGCGGCCCGTACCCGGCAACCACCTCCGTGGGAAGCACCTCCGTGGGCACCGCGGCGATCTCCCGCTTCCTGCGCCCGGTTGCCTACCAGGGCTTCCCGCAGGCGTTGCTTCCCGAGGCGCTGCAGGACGGCAACCCGCTGAACGTGCCGCAGATGGTCAACGGCAAGCGCTAG